The sequence gtagactctagaggaacaacgtgacctccttgaccgtcacgtagactgtagaggaacaacgtgacctccttgaccgtcgtagactgtagaggaacaacgtgacctccttgaccgtcacgtagactgtagaggaacaacgtgacctccttgaccgtcgtagactgtagaggaacaacgtgacctccttgaccgtcacgtagactgtagaggaacaacgtgacctccttgaccgtcgtagactgtagaggaacaacgtgacctccttgaccgtcgtagactgtagaggaacaacgtgacctccttgaccgtcacgtagactgtagaggaacaacgtgacctccttgaccgtacgtagactgtagaggaacaacgtgacctccttgaccgtcgtagactgtagaggaacaacgtgacctccttgaccgtcacgtagactgtagaggaacaacgtgacctccttgaccgtcgtagactgtagaggaacaacgtgacctccttgaccgtcgtagactgtagaggaacaacgtgacctccttgaccgtcgtagactgtagaggaacaacgtgacctccttgaccgtcgtagactgtagaggaacaacgtgacctccttgaccgtcgtagactgtagaggaacaacgtgacctccttgaccgtcacgtagactgtagaggaacaacgtgacctccttgaccgtcgtagactgtagaggaacaacgtgacctccttgaccgtcgtagactgtagaggaacaacgtgacctccttgaccgtcgtagactgtagaggaacaacgtgacctccttgaccgtcacgtagactgtagaggaacaacgtgacctccttgaccgtacgtagactgtagaggaacaacgtgacctccttgaccgtgacgtagactgtagaggaacaacgtgacctccttgaccgtcgtagactgtagaggaacaacgtgacctccttgaccgtcgtagactgtagaggaacaacgtgacctccttgaccgtcgtagactctagaggaacaacgtgacctccttgaccgtcgtagactgtagaggaacaacgtgacctccttgaccgtcacgtagactgtagaggaacaacgtgacctccttgaccgtcacgtagactctagaggaacaacgtgacctccttgaccgtcgtagactgtagaggaacaacgtgacctccttgaccgtcacgtagactgtagaggaacaacgtgacctccttgaccgtacgtagactgtagaggaacaacgtgacctccttgaccgtcgtagactgtagaggaacaacgtgacctccttgaccgtcgtagactgtagaggaacaacgtgacctccttgaccgtcgtagactgtagaggaacaacgtgacctccttgaccgtcacgtagactgtagaggaacaacgtgacctccttgaccgtacgtagactgtagaggaacaacgtgacctccttgaccgtcgtagactgtagaggaacaacgtgacctccttgaccgtcgtagactgtagaggaacaacgtgacctccttgaccgtcgtagactgtagaggaacaacgtgacctccttgaccgtcgtagactgtagaggaacaacgtgacctccttgaccgtcgtagactgtagaggaacaacgtgacctccttgaccgtcgtagactgtagaggaacaacgtgacctccttgaccgtcacgtagactgtagaggaacaacgtgacctccttgaccgtcgtagactgtagaggaacaacgtgacctccttgaccgtcacgtagactgtagaggaacaacgtgaccgccttgaccgtacgtagactctagaggaacaacgtgacctccttgaccgtacgtagactgtagaggaacaacgtgacctccttgaccgtacgtagactgtagaggaacaacgtgacctccttgaccgtacgtagactagaggaacaacgtgacctccttgaccgtacgtagactgtagaggaacaacgtgacctccttgaccgtacgtagactgtagaggaacaacgtgacctccttgaccgtacgtagactgtagaggaacaacgtgacctccttgaccgtatgtagactctagaggaacaacgtgacctccttgaccgtacgtagactgtagaggaacaacgtgacctccttgaccgtacgtagactctagaggaacaacgtgacctccttgaccgtacgtagactgtagaggaacaacgtgacctccttgaccgtatgtagactgtagaggaacaacgtgacctccttgaccgtacgtagactgtagaggaacaacgtgacctccttgaccgtacgtagactgtagaggaacaacgtgacctccttgaccgtacgtagactagaggaacaacgtgacctccttgaccgtatgtagactcttgaggaacaacgtgacctccttgaccgtatgtagactgtagaggaacaacgtgacctccttgaccgtacgtagactgtagaggaacaacgtgacctccttgaccgtatgtagactcttgaggaacaacgtgacctccttgaccgtacgtagactgtagaggaacaacgtgacctccttgaccgtacgtagactagaggaacaacgtgacctccttgaccgtacgtagactgtagaggaacaacgtgacctccttgaccgtatgtagactctagaggaacaacgtgacctccttgaccgtacgtagactctagaggaacaacgtgacctccttgaccgtacgtagactctagaggaacaacgtgacctccttgaccgtacatagactgtagaggaacaacgtgacctccttgaccgtacgtagactgtagaggaacaacgtgacctccttgaccgtatgtagactgtagaggaacaacgtgacctccttgaccgtatgtagactgtagaggaacaacgtgacctccttgaccgtatgtagactgtagaggaacaacgtgacctccttgaccgtacgtagactctagaggaacaacgtgacctccttgaccgtacgtagactgtagaggaacaacgtgacctccttgaccgtacgtagacactagaggaacaacgtgagcTCCTTGACCGtgcgtagactgtagaggaacaacgtgaacGCCTTGAGCGtacgtagactctagaggaacaacgtgacctccttgaccgtacgtagactctagaggaacaacgtgacctccttgaccgtacgtagactgtagaggaacaacgtgacctccttgaccgtatgtagactgtagaggaacaacgtgacctccttgaccgtacgtagactgtagaggaacaacgtgacctccttgaccgtatgtagactgtagaggaacaacgtgacctccttgaccgtacgtagactgttgaggaacaacgtgacctccttgaccgtatgtagactctagaggaacaatgtaacctccttgaccgtacgtagactctagaggaacaacgtgacctccttgaccgtacgtagactagaggaacaacgtgacctccttgaccgtacgtagactctagaggaacaacgtgacctccttgaccgtacgtagactctagaggaacaacgtgacctccttgaccgtacgtagactgtagaggaacaacgtgacctccttgaccgtacgtagactagaggaacaacgtgacctccttgaccgtacgtagactctagaggaacaacgtgacctccttgaccgtacgtagactctagaggaacaccgtgacctccttgaccgtatgtagactgtagaggaacaacgtgacctccttgaccgtacgtagactctagaggaacaacgtgacctccttgaccgtacgtagactctagaggaacaacgtgacctccttgaccgtacgtagactgtagaggaacaacgtgacctccttgaccgtacgtagactagaggaacaacgtgacctccttgaccgtatgtagactgtagaggaacaacgtgacctccttgaccgtatgtagactgtagaggaacaacgtgacctccttgaccgtatgtagactgtagaggaacaacgtgacctccttgaccgtatgtagactctagaggaacaacgtgacctccttgaccgtatgtagactagaggaacaacgtgacctcctagaccgtacgtagactgtagaggaacaacgtgacctccttgaccgtatgtagactgtagaggaacaacgtgacctccttgaccgtatgtagactgtagaggaacaacgtgacctccttgaccgtacgtagactgttgaggaacaacgtgacctccttgaccgtatgtagactctagaggaacaatgtgacctccttgaccgtatgtagactagaggaacaacgtgacctcctagaccgtacgtagactgtagaggaacaacgtgacctccttgaccgtacgtagactctagaggaacaacgtgacctccttgaccgtacgtagactagaggaacaacgtgacctccttgaccgtacgtagactctagaggaacaacgtgacctccttgaccgtacgtagactctagaggaacaacgtgacctccttgaccgtacgtagactagaggaacaacgtgacctccttgaccgtacgttgactgtagaggaacaacgtgacctccttgaccgtcgtagactgtagaggaacaacgtgacctccttgaccgtcgtagactgtagaggaacaacgtgacctccttgaccgtcgtagactctagaggaacaatgtgacctccttgaccgtcgtagactctagaggaacaacgtgacctccttgaccgtcgtagactgtagaggaacaacgtgacctccttgaccgtcgtagactgtagaagaacaacgtgacctccttgaccgtcacgtagactagaggaacatcgtgacctccttgaccgtcgtagactgtagaggaacaacgtgacctcttTGACCGtgacgtagactgtagaggaacaacgtgacctgcttgaccgtcgtagactgtagaggaacaacgtgacctccttgaccgtcacgtagactgtagaggaacaacgtgacctccttgaccgtcgtagactagaggaacaacgtgaccttgaccgtacgtagactgtagaggaacaacgtgacctccttgaccgtacgtagactctagaggaacaacgtgacctccttgaccgtacgtagactagaggaacaacgtgacctccttgactgtacgtagactgtagaggaacaacgtgacctccttgaccgtacgtagactctagaggaacaacgtgacctccttgaccgtatgtagactctagaggaacaacgtgacctccttgaccgtacgtagactgtagaggaacaacgtgacctccttgaccgtacgtagactctagaggaacaacgtgaccttcttgaccgtatgtagactctagaggaacaacgtgacctccttgaccgtatgtagactctagaggaacaacgtgacctccttgaccgtatgtagactctagaggaacaacgtgacctccttgaccgtacgtagactagaggaacaacgtgacctcctagaccgtacgtagactagaggaacaacgtgacctccttgaccgtatgtagactctagaggaacaacgtgacctccttgaccgtatgtagactctagaggaacaacgtgacctccttgaccgtacgtagactagaggaacaacgtgacctccttgaccgtacgtagactgtagaggaacaacgtgacctccttgaccgtacgtagactgtagaggaacaacgtgacctccttgaccgtacgtagactagaggaacaacgtgacctccttgaccgtacgtagactgtagaggaacaacgtgacctccttgaccgtacgtagactgtagaggaacaacgtgacctccttgaccgtacgtagactagaggaacaacgtgacctccttgaccgtacgtagactgtagaggaacaacgtgacctccttgaccgtacgtagactcttgaggaacaacgtgacctccttgaccgtacgtagactagaggaacaacgtgacctccttgaccgtacgtagactgtagaggaacaacgtgacctccttgaccgtatgtagactagaggaacaacgtgacctccttgaccgtatgtagactctagaggaacaacgtgacctcctagaccgtacgtagactgtagaggaacaacgtgacctccttgaccgtacgtagactcttgaggaacaacgtgacctccttgaccgtacgtagactagaggaacaacgtgacctccttgaccctacgtagactgtagaggaacaacgtgacctccttgaccgtacgtagactgtagaggaacaacgtgacctccttgaccgtacgtagactctagaggaacaacgtgacctccttgaccgtacgtagactgtagaggaacaacgtgacctccttgaccgtatgtagactctagaggaacaacgtgacctccttgaccgtacgtagactctagaggaacaactTGACCTTCTTAACCTCTTGGACCCTAGGTGATGTGTCCTTGTATACTGTAGATGGACTCTGTAGAAACAAGTAAACCTTGTAGACTGTACTTAGACACTGTAGAAACCACTTGACCTCGTAGACCCTTAAATCAAAGTGATTTATCCCAAAAAGATTTGAAGTAAAGAAAACTTTGACTTTTTCTGTCCTGAATCCCCCAGATGGACCTGCCTCATCACTAGACATCAACCAACCAGCTGCTAACCCTTCGGCCCTCGCCATGGCCATCCTCAACTCTGCCAAATGCAGACGCAGAGCCAGCAGCAACCCTCAGGTCCCTTTGGTCATCATCAGCCAGCCAATCCCCGGACCAATCACAGGCCAGAGCAGCCCTGCCCCCCCGGTACTGACGGAGAAACCAGATCCAACCACAGCTAACTCTAATCTTCAGACCGAGGTGGTGTTAGAAATTAACCAGGTTTCCATAGATCTTGATGAATCACTTGAGGAAGTGACCTCTCTTCCTGTGGCACATGATCAGCCAACCAGTGAGAACACAGGTGTTCCGGTGACAGCCAGGGAAGACACTCCCTCACCTGAAGAGGAccagtctgttgttgttgtaagtattttactatatatatatatatatgattaacaTGAAATTTAAATGATCAGTAAAGGATCATTAATGCAAGTATTAATTTCCGTTTTCATGACTCAAAATGTAAATTATTATGTTGATGCACATCTTAAGAGGAATAATGTATCATACTTGCTGCTCGTACTAAAGTCTCTTTATTACTGAAGCTGACATCATTGATCATTAATAGTCCATCTTATTTTTCTAATAAATCTAATTTCGAAACAACTGCTGATATTTTATTTCTGAACTCTGTTttccaggaaacagaaataaagaTGGAAACTGTTGAAGCTGCCGTTGCTGACAGCCAACCAGGTGAGACAGGAAGTTCTatagtgatgatgatgtgtttgAGAACACAGGTGAAGGGATGTTTGGTGTGTTGAAGTGACAGTCAGACCGCATGTCTCCGTTTGGAAGGTAACTTGTGATTCTGAATCCGAACTTATGTAATGATCTTGAAGTTGAACAGGCTGGGCTTTATTGCTTCTCTTCACCTGCAGCAGTCCACCAGTCGTTCTGTAGGATTGTATCGCTGTCGAATCTGAGTTTGATCTTATCGGACGAGAGAAGAGCAGAAAGTGTCCCACAGCATTCTACTGTTGTATCTGGGTTGACATGTCCAATGTCTTCCGGTGCAGCTAtgtgtgaggaggagcagaaggagctggagaggaagagaaggagggagctGTACAAAGAGAAGAGGTTCTTCTGTGAACTCTGTAACAAAGGTTTCCACCAGAAACACCAGCTGAGGAAACACGTGTCCTgtcacctcaaacctttcccctgCAGCTCCTGCGACAAAGGTTTCTACAAGGCCAAGAGTCTGCAGAAGCACCTGCTGAGCCACCAGCTAAGGGAGGCTCAGGAGAACGACCCTGACAAGCTGCTGCGTTGCAACCAGTGCAACAGGAAGTTCAGGTTGCTGCGGCAGCTCAGAGTCCACCAGGCGTCTCACCGGCTGGAGAAAACGTCGCTGCAGTGCCGCGTCTGCAACCGCACCTTCACCTCGGCGGGCGCACTGCGCTACCACGAGGTTTCGCACGCGCAGGTCAAGCCCTTCATGTGCGACGTTTGCGGGAAAGGCTTCACCAGGAAGAAGAGCCTCCGCGAACACCAGACCGTGCACACCGGCGCCCGGCCGTACGCCTGCCCCGCCTGTGGAAAGAGCTTCTCCACCGCCAGCAACCTGCGCGTCCACAAGCGGTCGCACTCCGAGGAGCGGCCGTACAAGTGCTGCGAGTGCGACAAGGCCTTCAAGTGTAAGATGGGGCTGCTGCAGCACCGAGTGGTCCACTCCGGAGAGAAGCCCTTCATGTGCCAGACCTGCGGACTCAGCTTCGGCCTCAAGTACAACTTCCAGAGACATCTGCGCCTCCACAACGGAGAGAAGCCCTTCAGGTACTCAAACAGTCGCACTGCTCCTTCAAACACCAGCAACACAACATATTTTTAACGTTGATCCGTCCCATCCAGGGTTAGGTAGTCCACGTTCTGCCCATCCAGAGTTAGGTAGTCCACGTTCTGCCCATCCAGGGTTAGGTAGTCCACGTTCGGTCCCATCCAGGGTTAGGTAGTCCACGTTCTGCCCATCCAGGGTTAGGTAGTCCACGTTCGGTCCCATCCAGGGTTAGGTAGTCCACGTTCTGCCCatccagggttagggttaggtagTCTTATTCTGTACCGTCCAATTTAGGTAGTCCACGTTCTGCCCATCCAGGGTTAGGTAGTCCACGTTCTGCCCATCCAGAGTTATGGTTAGGTAGTCTTATTCTGTACCGTCCAGGGTTAGGGGGTCCGATAGTCCATATTCTTTCCCAGGGTTAGGGGATTAGGTAGTCCACGTTCGGTCCCATCCAGGGTTAGGTAGTCTTATTCTGTACCGTCCAGGGTTAGTTAGTCCACGTTCTGCCCATCCAGAGTTATAGTTAGGTAGTCCACGTTCGGTCCCATCCAGGGTTAGGTAGTCCACGTTCGGTCCCATCCAGGGTTAGGTAGTCCACGTTCGGTCCATCCAGGGTTAGGTAGTCCACGTTCGGTCCCATCCAGGATTAGGTAGTCCACGTCCGGTCCCATCCAGGGTTAGGTAGTCCACATTCGGTCCCATCCAGGGTTAGGTAGTCCACGTTCGGTCCCTTCCAGGATTAGGTAGTCCACGTTCGGTCCCTTCCAGGATTAGGTAGTCCACGTTCGGTCCCATCCAGGGTTAGGTAGTCCACGTTCGGTCCCATCCAGGGTTAGGTAGTCCACGTTTGGTCCCATCCAGGATTAGGTAGTCCACGTCCGGTCCCATCCAGGATTAGGTAGTCCACGTTCGGTCCCTTCCAGGATTAGGTAGTCCACGTTCGGTCCCATCCAGGATTAGGTAGTCCACGTTCGGTCCCTTCCAGGATTAGGTAGTCCACGTTCGGTCCCATCCAGGATTAGGTAGTCCACGTTCGGTCCCATCCAGGGTTAGGTAGTCCACGTTCGGTCCATCCAGGGTTAGGTAGTCCACGTTCGGTCCCATCCAGGATTAGGTAGTCCACGTCCGGTCCCATCCAGGGTTAGGTAGTCCACGTTCGGTCCCATCCAGGGTTAGGTAGTCCACGTTCGGTCCCATCCAGGGTTAGGTAGTCCACGTTCGGTCCCATCCAGGGTTAGGTAGTCCACGTTCGGTCCCATCCAGGATTAGGTAGTCCACGTCCGGTCCCATCCAGGGTTAGGTAGTCCACGTTCGGTCCCATCCAGGGTTAGGTAGACCACGTTTGGTCCCGTCCAGGATTAGGTAGTCCACGTCCGGTCCCATCCAGGATTAGGTAGTCCACGTTTGGTCCATCCAGGGTTAGGTAGTCCACGTTCGGTCCCATCCAGGATTAGGTAGTCCACGTCCGGTCCCATCCAGGGTTAGGTAGTCTTATTCTGTACCGTCCAGGGTTAGTTAGTCCACGTTCTGCCCATCCAGAGTTATAGTTAGGTAGTCCACGTCCGGTCCCATCCAGGGTTAGGTAGTCCACGTTCGGTCCATCCAAGGTTAGGTAGTCCACGTTCGGTCCATCCAGGGTTAGGTAGTCCACGTTCGGTCCCATTGAAGGAAGTTCATTGAATGTTTCTCTCTGCATGCTGTTCTGCTTGATCATTATAATATTTAATGCATAATTATTTCCTGATCATGATGATATGATGTGAAGAAAAGTAAATCTATATATTCTCTAACAAAGCTGAAGCCTAACCTGTTCTTGGTTTCGGTCTCAGGTGTGATAAATGTGGAGAGGGCTTCACGGGTACCTGGGCTCTGAAGACCCACATGCTGGTTCACGGCGTGGAGAAGCCGTTCATGTGCGAcctctgtgggaagacgttttTCTACAACTGCCAGTTGCAGAAGCACCAGCAGCTGGTCCACGACAACAAGGACCGGCAGAAGGCCGGCGGGGTGGCGGGCAGACGGCGGCCGACCGTAGCCAAACCCTACGGCTGTAAGACCTGCCTGAAGAGCTTCAGCAGCAACACCACGCTAAGGACGCACGAGAAGAGCCACGCCGAGAACAAGGACTTTACCTGTGACACTTGCGGGAAGTCCTTCCACCTGCGCCACCTGCACCTTTACCACATGAGGCAGCACAGCGGCGACCGGCCGTACGTCTGCAGCATCTGCCAGAAAGGCTTCCTGCTGATGTCGCAGCTGAAGCAGCACGAGCTCCTGCACACCGGAGTCAAGCCTCACAAGTGTGAAGAGTGCGGCAGAGAGTTCAGAACGCCGCAGAACTACCACCGCCACTTGCTGGTCCACACCGGCGAGAAACCCTATGAGTGCGTGGTGTGCAGCAGGAAGTTCAGGCAGTCCAACCAGCTCAAGTCTCACATGCAGATCCACACCGGGGTGAAGCTGTACACCTGTGAGCGCTGCGGTCAGGGCTTCTCTGACTCGAGGCAGCTGAAGAAACACCGATGTGGAGACGAGTTCCAGAGCTGCGAGTCGAGCAGCAAACGCAGGAAGCAGAAGAGCAGCTTCCCCTGGACCAAGAGCTTCACACAGCTAGCCTAGCATAGagactggaaacagctagcctagcCTAGCATAGAGacgggaaacagctagcctagcATAGAGACTGGAAACAGCAATCCTAGGCTAGCATAGAGACTAAACAGCTAGCCTAGCTGAGCATAGAAACTAAATACAGCTATCCTTGCTGAGCATAGAGACAAACACAGCTAGCCTAGCTGAGCATGGAGCTAACCACAGCTAGCCTAGCTGAGCATGGAGCTAAACACAGCTAGCCTAGGTCTGTCCAAACCTCTCTCTCAAACAAACCGAATTATTTCTTGTCAATAACAGCGTATCAATATTGACAGACCGACATAAGATTATTATCCATCCAATAATATACACGTCAAAACTGAATAATCCCAGAATGTTGTACAATGGCTTTCAAACATTtctctatttttatatttttttaaacaacatttgTGAAAAACATGATAAATACAGTTCATAGTTTCTTATGAGTTGTATAGTGGACGGgcaatgtcttgttttgtgttctgTTCACTCAGTTTTCAGTTGAATTAAAGGGCCGGTTCACTTGTCTGTTTCTGCCTCGTCAATTATTATTCTgtatcatggaggtctggatcgtaaCTATACATACACTCtactgttcatctagtcacatgacatctattgttcatctggtcacatgacatctattgttcatctagtcacatgacatctattgttcatctggtcacatgacatctattgttcatctagtcacatgacatctattgttcatctggtcacatgacatctattgttcatctggtcacatgacatctattgttcatctggtctcatgacatctattgttcatctggtctcatgacatctattgttcatctagtcacatgacatctattgttcatctagtcacatgacatctattgttcatctagtcacatgacatctattgttcatctagtcacatgacatctattgttcatctggtcacatgacatctattgttcatctagtcacatgacatctattgttcatctagtcacatgacctctattgttcatctggtcacatgacatctattgttcatctggtcacatgacatctattgttcatctagtcacatgacatctattgttcatctagtctcataacatctattgttcatctgatcacatgacatctattgttcatctggtcacatgacatatattgttcatctagtcacatgacatctattgttcatctggtcacatgacatctattgttcatctggtcacatgacatctattgttcatctggtcacatgacatctattgttcatctggtcacatgacatctattgttcatctagtcacatgacatctattgttcatctagtcacatgacatctattgttcatctggtcacatgacatctattgttcatctggtcacatgacatctattgttcatctggtcacatgacatctattgttcatctggtcacatgacatctattgttcacctggtctcatgacatctattgttcatctggtcacatgacatctattg comes from Pseudoliparis swirei isolate HS2019 ecotype Mariana Trench chromosome 20, NWPU_hadal_v1, whole genome shotgun sequence and encodes:
- the LOC130210583 gene encoding zinc finger protein 345-like isoform X1 translates to MERTDTFASQTELIMEVAVESAASVLHHGTDSRERRDQLTAVLQMMTREAVRKICRVFRELHVTLAMENQALKDKVGHLECELRSKTEKTVYTIKPSDGPASSLDINQPAANPSALAMAILNSAKCRRRASSNPQVPLVIISQPIPGPITGQSSPAPPVLTEKPDPTTANSNLQTEVVLEINQVSIDLDESLEEVTSLPVAHDQPTSENTGVPVTAREDTPSPEEDQSVVVETEIKMETVEAAVADSQPAMCEEEQKELERKRRRELYKEKRFFCELCNKGFHQKHQLRKHVSCHLKPFPCSSCDKGFYKAKSLQKHLLSHQLREAQENDPDKLLRCNQCNRKFRLLRQLRVHQASHRLEKTSLQCRVCNRTFTSAGALRYHEVSHAQVKPFMCDVCGKGFTRKKSLREHQTVHTGARPYACPACGKSFSTASNLRVHKRSHSEERPYKCCECDKAFKCKMGLLQHRVVHSGEKPFMCQTCGLSFGLKYNFQRHLRLHNGEKPFRCDKCGEGFTGTWALKTHMLVHGVEKPFMCDLCGKTFFYNCQLQKHQQLVHDNKDRQKAGGVAGRRRPTVAKPYGCKTCLKSFSSNTTLRTHEKSHAENKDFTCDTCGKSFHLRHLHLYHMRQHSGDRPYVCSICQKGFLLMSQLKQHELLHTGVKPHKCEECGREFRTPQNYHRHLLVHTGEKPYECVVCSRKFRQSNQLKSHMQIHTGVKLYTCERCGQGFSDSRQLKKHRCGDEFQSCESSSKRRKQKSSFPWTKSFTQLA
- the LOC130210583 gene encoding zinc finger protein 345-like isoform X2 translates to MERTDTFASQTELIMEVAVESAASVLHHGTDSRERRDQLTAVLQMMTREAVRKICRVFRELHVTLAMENQALKDKVGHLECELRSKTEKTVYTIKPSDGPASSLDINQPAANPSALAMAILNSAKCRRRASSNPQVPLVIISQPIPGPITGQSSPAPPVLTEKPDPTTANSNLQTEVVLEINQVSIDLDESLEEVTSLPVAHDQPTSENTGVPVTAREDTPSPEEDQSVVVETEIKMETVEAAVADSQPAMCEEEQKELERKRRRELYKEKSSCDKGFYKAKSLQKHLLSHQLREAQENDPDKLLRCNQCNRKFRLLRQLRVHQASHRLEKTSLQCRVCNRTFTSAGALRYHEVSHAQVKPFMCDVCGKGFTRKKSLREHQTVHTGARPYACPACGKSFSTASNLRVHKRSHSEERPYKCCECDKAFKCKMGLLQHRVVHSGEKPFMCQTCGLSFGLKYNFQRHLRLHNGEKPFRCDKCGEGFTGTWALKTHMLVHGVEKPFMCDLCGKTFFYNCQLQKHQQLVHDNKDRQKAGGVAGRRRPTVAKPYGCKTCLKSFSSNTTLRTHEKSHAENKDFTCDTCGKSFHLRHLHLYHMRQHSGDRPYVCSICQKGFLLMSQLKQHELLHTGVKPHKCEECGREFRTPQNYHRHLLVHTGEKPYECVVCSRKFRQSNQLKSHMQIHTGVKLYTCERCGQGFSDSRQLKKHRCGDEFQSCESSSKRRKQKSSFPWTKSFTQLA
- the LOC130210583 gene encoding zinc finger protein 883-like isoform X3; this encodes MQTQSQQQPSGPFGHHQPANPRTNHRPEQPCPPDLDESLEEVTSLPVAHDQPTSENTGVPVTAREDTPSPEEDQSVVVETEIKMETVEAAVADSQPAMCEEEQKELERKRRRELYKEKRFFCELCNKGFHQKHQLRKHVSCHLKPFPCSSCDKGFYKAKSLQKHLLSHQLREAQENDPDKLLRCNQCNRKFRLLRQLRVHQASHRLEKTSLQCRVCNRTFTSAGALRYHEVSHAQVKPFMCDVCGKGFTRKKSLREHQTVHTGARPYACPACGKSFSTASNLRVHKRSHSEERPYKCCECDKAFKCKMGLLQHRVVHSGEKPFMCQTCGLSFGLKYNFQRHLRLHNGEKPFRCDKCGEGFTGTWALKTHMLVHGVEKPFMCDLCGKTFFYNCQLQKHQQLVHDNKDRQKAGGVAGRRRPTVAKPYGCKTCLKSFSSNTTLRTHEKSHAENKDFTCDTCGKSFHLRHLHLYHMRQHSGDRPYVCSICQKGFLLMSQLKQHELLHTGVKPHKCEECGREFRTPQNYHRHLLVHTGEKPYECVVCSRKFRQSNQLKSHMQIHTGVKLYTCERCGQGFSDSRQLKKHRCGDEFQSCESSSKRRKQKSSFPWTKSFTQLA